In Desulfuromonas acetexigens, the genomic stretch CGATTGCACCTGGGCGGCGTGGCTGGCGCGGGCGGCGAAGCGGGCGATGAATTCTTCTTCCTTGGCCAGCATCTCCTGCTGGCGACGGTGGCTGGCCAAAAGCTGCTCGCGGCGGATTTCCCGCTCGCGCAGATAGAAGTCGTAGTTGCCGCCGTAGGTGGTGATGGTGCCGCCGCCGACTTCGATGATTCGCGTCACCAGCCGGTTCATGAAGTCGCGGTCATGGCTGGTCATCAGCACCGCCCCCTTGAACTCCTCGGCCAGCCAGTTTTCCAGCCAGACGATCGATTCGACATCCAGGTGGTTGGTCGGCTCGTCGAGGAGGAGCACGTCGGGGTTGATCGTCAAAATTTTGGCCAGGGCGATGCGCATCTTCCAGCCGCCGCTGAAGCTTTCCACCGGCCGGTCATAGTCGTCGGGACCGATGCCGAGACCGGTGAGCACCGCCTGGGCGCGGGCTTCGAGATCGTAGCCGCCGCGATGCTCGAACTCTTCCTGGGCCTCGCCGTAGCGTTCCAGCAACGCGGCGAGGGCGTCGTCTTCCATCGGCTCGGCCATGGCCGCTTCCATCTGCTGGATCTGCTCGCCGAGGTGCATGGTGCGGGCGGAGGCGGCCATGACCTCCTCCAGCGCGCTGCGTCCGGCCATGTCGCCGACTTCCTGGGAGAAGTAGCCGATCACGGTCTTCTTCGAACAACTGATGTCGCCGCCGTCGGCGTCTTCCTCGCCGGTAATCAGGCGGAAAATGGTCGATTTGCCGGCACCGTTGGGGCCGACCAGGCCGCTGCGGCTGCCGAGGAGGATCTGAAAGCTGGCTTCTTTAAAGAGGACGCGGGCGGCGTGCTGGCGGGTGATGTTGGTCAAATGGATCATAGGGAAACTCCGTCGGAAAAAAGTCCCGCTCTGTTAGCACAGGGGCAAGCCCGGCGCAAGGGGTTTAAAGGATTCCGTGTTTCCCGTGGACATCCAAGGTTTTACGGTTTTTTCATCCGCAACGCTCGAAAAATAGAAAATATTTTTATTTTTCTGCCGTATACGCTATCGCGCCCCTTAAATTTTTTCCCCGTTTCGGTTATACTCCGGTAACTTTCATCCACAACCCCTAGTGTAAAAGGAGTCCACATAATGAACGTCGGTATTGTTGGTTGGCGGGGCATGGTCGGTTCGGTCCTCATGCAGCGCATGCAGGAGGAAAACGATTTCGCCGGAATCGAGCCGGTTTTCTTTTCCACTTCCCAGGCGGGCGGGGCCGCGCCCATGGGTGCCGGTACCCTGAAGAGCGCCGATGACATCAACGAGTTGAAGAAACTCGACGTCATCCTCACCTGCCAAGGGGGGGACTACACCAAGGCCGTCCATCCCGAGCTGCGCAAGGCCGGCTGGAAAGGCTACTGGATCGACGCCGCTTCCACCCTGCGCATGGAAAAGGACGCGGTCATCATTCTCGACCCGGTCAACCGCAACGTCATCGACAAGGCGCTGAAAAACGGCCAGAAGGATTTCATCGGCGGCAACTGCACCGTCAGCCTGATGCTCATGGCCCTGGGCGGGTTGTTCCGCAACAATCTGGTCGAATGGATGACCTCCATGACCTACCAGGCCGCTTCCGGCGCCGGCGCCCCCAACATGCGCGAGCTGCTGTCGCAGATGGGCGCGCTCTACGGTACCGTCGACAAGGAGCTGGCCGATCCCGCTTCGGCGATTCTGGAGATCGACCAGAAGGTCACCGCCGCCCTCCGTGACGGCTCGCTGCCGACCAAGGAATTCGGCTTCCCGCTGGCCGGTAACCTCCTCCCCTGGATCGACCGCGAGGTCGAGGACGGCCAGAGCCGCGAGGAGTGGAAGGGCCTGGTCGAGACCAACAAGATTCTCGGCACCGAGAAGCCGATTCCCATCGACGGCATTTGCGTCCGTGTCAGCGCCATGCGCTGCCACAGCCAGGCGCTGACCATCAAGCTGACCAAGGACGTGCCCATCGCCGACCTCGAGGCGATGATCGCCAACGACAACGAGTGGGCCGAGCTGGTTCCCAACACCAAGGCCGAGAGTCTCGCCAAACTGACCCCGGCGGCGGTCTCCGGCACCCTCAAGACCCCCGTTGGCCGGGTACGCAAGATGAAGATGGGTCCCCAGTACCTGTCGGCCTTCACCTGCGGCGACCAGCTGCTGTGGGGCGCCGCCGAGCCGCTGCGGCGCATGGTCCGCATCCTCAGCGAGAAATAATCCGGTATCATGAAAATCGGGCGAGGCGGTGCCTCGCCCCGACCTCAAAAAAGGGGCCAGGCGCTGTTGCCTGGCCCTGATCTTTTCCCCCCTTTGGCAAAGGGGGGAGAAAGGGGGGATTTTGGAATTCACCTTCCGGCCCGTCGGCATTATCCGTTCCTGCTTCAAGGAAAAGTTCGGCATTCCCCGCCAGCCGGGGCTGGTCCCCGAAGCCCGCGCCCATCTCGAACTGCTCCCCCCCTTCAACCGCGCCGAAGCCCTGCGCGGCCTGGATGAGTTCTCCCATCTCTGGCTGCTCTTCGTCTTTCACGCCAGCCCCGATACGCCGAACCAAACGACGGTGCGCCCGCCACGCCTCGGCGGCAACCGCCGCCTGGGAGTCTTCGCCACTCGCGGCACCCATCGCCCCAACCCCCTCGGCCTGTCGGTGGTGAAGCTGCTGGGGATCGTGGAGGATCAGGGCCAGTGGCGGCTGGAACTGCAAGGGGCCGATCTCCTCGACGGCACCCCGGTCCTCGACATCAAGCCCTATCTCCCCTATGCCGATGCCCTGCCCGATGCCCACGGCGGCTTCGCCGACGTACCCCCGGCACCGAGCCTGCGCGTCGACTTCACCCCCGAGGCCCTCGTCCGCTGCCGGGAACTGGCGGGAGAACGACCGGGACTGCACGCGCTGATCGAACAGATCCTGCAATACGACCCCCGTCCGGCCTATCGCAAAGGTCAGGAAGTCGATCGGATTTACGGTCTGCGGTTGTTCGATCTGGATGTGCGCTGGCGGGCCGGGGAAGGATGGGCGCGGGTGGTGGAGTTGGCGCGGGTAGAGGACGGCTCGGACTAAAGGGCTACACAAGAATAATTTACAGCAGGGGGCCAGGGCGCACCGATGTGCACCCTGGCCGTTTTTTTTCCTCTACCAGCTCTGGTTCTTCGGTTCCAGTCGCACCAGCTGATAATCCTGGGTGCCGAGGCCGATCTTTTCGCCGTGGTCGAGGGTGACGCGCCAGTCGATGTCGGGGTGGACGCCGCGAAACTTGTCGCCGCCTGGTGCGTGGCCGCTTGCCAGGGCGCAGTCGGGCAGCCCTTGGGCGTTGTTGACCAGGTCGGCGCAGGCCCGGTCGAGGGCCACCGGGTCGGTGGAAACGAGGATGCCGAGGTCGGGGACGATGGGGGCGTCCGAGTGGCCGTAGCAGTCGCAGGCCGGGGAGACCTGGGTGACGAAGTTGACGAAGAGGGTCTTGCCGTTCTTGCCGTGCAGGGCGCCCTTGGCGTATTCGGCCATCTTCTTCATCACCAGCGGCGCTTCCTCGTTCCACTGGATCTGGATCGCCCTGACCTCGCAGACGGCGATGCAGCGCCCGCAGCCCGTGCATTTTTCGCTGTCGATAATGGCCTTGCCGGCGACGACGCGGATCGCTCCGTGGGCACAGGCGCGCAGGCAGACGCCGCAGCCGGTGCAGCGTTTCGTGTCGACTTCCGGGGCGACGGTGGAGTGCTGTTCCATCTTGCCGGCGCGGCTCGAACAGCCCATGCCGAGGTTCTTCAGGGCGCCGCCGAAGCCGGTCAACTCGTGGCATTTGAAGTGGGAAACGGTGATCAGGGCGTCGGCTTCGAGAATTTCCAGACCGATATCGACGGTTTCGAACATCTCCCCGTTTACCGGGACGCGCCGCGCCGAGTGGCCGCGCAGGCCGTCGCACATGATCAGCGGGGCGCCGGCGACGGCATAGGCGAAGCCGTTTTCGATGCCGCAGGTCAGGGCCGAGACGGCTTCTTTGCGTTCGCCGGGGTAGAGGGTGCAGGAATCGGTGAGAAAGGGCTTGCCGCCGAGCTGCTTGACCCGGTCGACGATGCGGCGGATAAAGACCGGGCGGATGTAGGCATGCCCTCCCTTTTCGCCAAAGTGGATCTTGATGGCGGTGAGCTCGTCGCGGCCGATGATGCGGTCGACACCGGCGGCATCGAGCAGTCGCAGCAGCTTGCCGAAGAGATTTTCCTTATGCCCGGCGCGGAGATCGGCCAGATAGACGGTAGCGGACATGGTACGCCTCCTTGGGGGATGAGTCGGGATGGGACTTGCAGGGGGAAAGGCTACCACGGATGTCGGCTGAATTCAAATCGCCGGGGGGGGGTAATCCCTGTTCGGGGAGGAGAGGGTAGCCATCCTGGGGCGTTCCGGCAGCAGCAGGCGCAGACTTTCGGGGAGCTCCACAAACTCCAGACCGATGCGCACCAGACCGTTCTCCTCCAGCTTTTCCACATGCCGGACCCAGCCGTCGAGGTCGCAGGTGACGGGCCAGAAAGGCTGCTTGAAACGGATACCGAGAAGTTCGCCGGCGGTCAGCTGGTCGAGGCTGCAACCGAAGGAGAGCCCGGTGCGGCTGATGTCGAAACTCAGGCCCGGCTGGAAGGGTTCACCCGGCGCCAGGGTAAACTCCACCAGCGACAGGCGTTTGTGACGGATTTCCCGGCGTTGGCCGTTGAGGGGCGGGCTGATGCTGTTGCGCTGTTCCTTGGCCCGGTAGAGCTCCTCGTCGGCTAACGCCAGCAGATCGACGGCCGAGGCGCCGTTTTCGGGGCAGACGGCGATGCCGGCGCTGATCGTCAGGTTGCCCCGGTCCATGAGTTCCTGCCCCGGGTAGGCGGTCTCTTCGACGGCGGCGCGAATCCGTTCGGCGACGGCAAAGGCTTCGTCCTGTCCGGCGCGATGAAGGAGCAGGGCGAATTCCTCGCCGCCGTAGCGGCAGGCGATATCCCCCTGGCGCAGATTGAACTGAAGGATTTCCGCGGTGCGGCGCAGGGCCTGATCGCCGGCGAGATGGCCGCAGCGGTCGTTGTACTGCTTGAAGTGGTCGAGATCGAGGAGGGCCACGGCGAAACGGCGATCCCCGGTTCCGGCCCGGTGTTCGAGCAGGCGTTCGAGATGGGCTTTGAAATAGGTCTGGTGGTAGAGTCCGGTGAGGCCGTCGGTGATGGAGGCCTGACGCATGGTTTCCAGGTGCTGGGCCTCGACAATGCGCGGGTCGCGGATTTCGTGGGTGACGGCGTGGAGGTAGTCGAGCAGGGCGGCGCGCAGGCGCCCGGAACGGTTGTTCTCGGGGAAGATCCGGTCGCGGTGCAAAAGTGCGAGATGCCAGTGTTTGCGGGCGGCTGCGGGAGGGAAGATTTTGGAGGTCAGTTGCCGCAGCGCTTCCTGGTAGACCTCGTCGCCATAACGAAGGGCCAGACTCTCGATGGCGGCGGCCAGGCGCAGGTCGTCGTCCCCCGACTCCTGCAGCATTTTGCGGATCAGTCCTTCCATGCCGATTTCCCCCTTCAATTCTCTCGGACCGCTCGTTTATAGCATTGTTTTTTCTCGAACTCCAGCCGTATCATGAAGTCCTTTTTCATGACTGATTTCAGGGGGGGGACGAACGGTCCTCACCCGCTAAGGCAGTAAACAAGCGACGGGAGGTAAAGATGGTCATGACCCGATGGAGCCCCTGGCCCGAACTGCGTTCCATGCAGGAACGCATGGAACGCCTGTTGGAGATGAGCCGGGAACGGAGCGCCGGTGAGCCCTTCGAACAGGGACGGTGGCAGCCGGCGGCAGATGTCTATGAGGATGAGCGGGAGGTCGTCATCAAAGTGGATCTTCCTGAGGTCGATCAGGAAGATATCGATGTGCGCATCGAGGAGGGAACCTTGATTGTGCAGGGGGTGCGGCGCCTGGAGCAGGAGGAACGTCAGTCACGTTACCAGCGGATCGAACGGGAGCACGGCCCCTTCAAGCGGGTCTTCGCCCTGCCGGCGAGTGTCGACCCCGACCGGACCGTCGCCCGCTGCGACCGGGGGGTGCTGAAGATCGTCCTGCCGAAAAAGCCGGACGTCCAACCCCGCCAGATCGAAATCAGCCTCGGCTGATTCCTGCAGGCTCTGCCGTCATCCCCATCCGTAGGATGCGGTGACGCAGGAACCGCATCGCGGTGTCGGTGCGGGGGCTGATGCGGTTCCTGCGTCACCGCATCCTACATTGTCGAGCTTTCCGCCGCCTCGTCGTTACCGAGTAGGCGGTCGAAGATGGCCCGAATCTTTTCTGTCACCTGGCGGTATTCTTCCAGAAAGACCTCGTCCGGGCGCCGGGGACGCTCGGGGTAGCCGAGGCGGCGGGCGAGTTTGAGCAGGTAAGCGCGGTCGCCGGAAAGGTCGTTGATTGACTGGTCATGGACCAGGCGCAGGCGGTTTTCCAGGCGGCGCAGAAATTTGTAGCCGTTTTCCAGGTCGGCGCGGTCTTCCGGGGCGAGAAGGCCTTCTCCTTCCAGGGCGGCCAGGGCTCCCAAGGTGTTGCTGACCTGCACGGTTGGGTGGGCGGCGCCGTGGAGGATCTGCAGATATTGGACGATGAATTCCACGTCCACCATCCCCCCGCGACCAGTCTTGATGTTGAAATGACCGGCCCTCTCCTTGGCGATTTCACTCTCCATGCGCGCCCGCAGTCGGCGGATCTCGGTTTGCAGTTCCGCCGGCACCGGGCGCAGGTAGACGATCTCGCGGTTGATCGCCTCGATTTGCCGGGCCAGGATTTCCGGACCGAGGACGACCCGCGCCTTGGTCAGTGCCTGGCGTTCCCAGGGGGCCGCCGAGGATTCGTGGTAGCGCCGGTAGGCGGCCAGGCTCGTCACCAGCGGCCCCTGGTTCCCCGAGGGGCGCAGCCGGGTGTCGATCTGGTAGACGGAGCCTTCGCGGGTCATCAGGGTCAGCACCGAGATGATCCGTTGCGCCAGCCGGGCGAAGTATTCGGGATTGCTCTGCCCCCTGAAGCGGTCGGGCTCGGTCCCCTCTACCGGCCGGGTTTCCCCCTCCCCCTCGTAGATGAAGATGATGTCCAGATCCGAGTGGTAGTTCAGTTCCATCCCCCCCAGCTTGCCCATGCCGACAATGGCGAAACCGGCCTCCTCGCCGCTCTCTTTGCAAAAGGGGAGGCCGAAACGGGGGATCAGCTCCTCTCGGGCGATGGCCACCGCCTGCTTCAGGCAGGCATCGGCGAGAGAGGAGAGCTGGGAAGTCAGCTCCCCCTGCGGCGTTTTGCCGTGGGTGTCGCTCATGGCCAGGCGCAGGAATTCCTCGTTGCGGAAACGTCGCAGAATTTCCAGCTTATCTTCGTAATTGTCCGCCTCGGCGAGGAGCGCAGCGAGATCCCCTTCGATGGTTTCGCTGTCCTTGTAGGTCAGGGCATGGGCGCCGGAAACGAGGGAATCGAGGATTTCCGGGTGCTGGATGAAGATCCGCGAGAGGAACTGGCTGGTGCTGAACAGGGAGATGAGCACAGTGATGATCTCGCGATTCTCCGACAGCAGGGCGTAAAAGGTCCCTCGCGCCCGGCGCACCGCCGTGGTCATGAAGCGTTCGAGGTTGAGCAGGGCCATTTCCGGCTCGGGGGAGTCGAGCACCGCCTGCATCAGCAGCGGGGCGATACGTTCCAGCTGGCGCCGGGTGCGGCGGGTGATATGGGCGTGGGGTGGCCCGTCGCGGAGGGTGAGCAAGGTCTCAAAGGCGGCATCAGGGTTTTTGAAACCCTTCTCCTCTAACAGGTCCTTGATCAGATCGACATCGGCACCGGGATCGAAGAGGAAGCTGACTTCCGGGCGGACCTCTTCGCGGCTTTCCGCCTCGCTG encodes the following:
- the tsaA gene encoding tRNA (N6-threonylcarbamoyladenosine(37)-N6)-methyltransferase TrmO gives rise to the protein MEFTFRPVGIIRSCFKEKFGIPRQPGLVPEARAHLELLPPFNRAEALRGLDEFSHLWLLFVFHASPDTPNQTTVRPPRLGGNRRLGVFATRGTHRPNPLGLSVVKLLGIVEDQGQWRLELQGADLLDGTPVLDIKPYLPYADALPDAHGGFADVPPAPSLRVDFTPEALVRCRELAGERPGLHALIEQILQYDPRPAYRKGQEVDRIYGLRLFDLDVRWRAGEGWARVVELARVEDGSD
- a CDS encoding DUF362 domain-containing protein, with product MSATVYLADLRAGHKENLFGKLLRLLDAAGVDRIIGRDELTAIKIHFGEKGGHAYIRPVFIRRIVDRVKQLGGKPFLTDSCTLYPGERKEAVSALTCGIENGFAYAVAGAPLIMCDGLRGHSARRVPVNGEMFETVDIGLEILEADALITVSHFKCHELTGFGGALKNLGMGCSSRAGKMEQHSTVAPEVDTKRCTGCGVCLRACAHGAIRVVAGKAIIDSEKCTGCGRCIAVCEVRAIQIQWNEEAPLVMKKMAEYAKGALHGKNGKTLFVNFVTQVSPACDCYGHSDAPIVPDLGILVSTDPVALDRACADLVNNAQGLPDCALASGHAPGGDKFRGVHPDIDWRVTLDHGEKIGLGTQDYQLVRLEPKNQSW
- a CDS encoding Hsp20/alpha crystallin family protein, whose amino-acid sequence is MVMTRWSPWPELRSMQERMERLLEMSRERSAGEPFEQGRWQPAADVYEDEREVVIKVDLPEVDQEDIDVRIEEGTLIVQGVRRLEQEERQSRYQRIEREHGPFKRVFALPASVDPDRTVARCDRGVLKIVLPKKPDVQPRQIEISLG
- a CDS encoding diguanylate cyclase, encoding MEGLIRKMLQESGDDDLRLAAAIESLALRYGDEVYQEALRQLTSKIFPPAAARKHWHLALLHRDRIFPENNRSGRLRAALLDYLHAVTHEIRDPRIVEAQHLETMRQASITDGLTGLYHQTYFKAHLERLLEHRAGTGDRRFAVALLDLDHFKQYNDRCGHLAGDQALRRTAEILQFNLRQGDIACRYGGEEFALLLHRAGQDEAFAVAERIRAAVEETAYPGQELMDRGNLTISAGIAVCPENGASAVDLLALADEELYRAKEQRNSISPPLNGQRREIRHKRLSLVEFTLAPGEPFQPGLSFDISRTGLSFGCSLDQLTAGELLGIRFKQPFWPVTCDLDGWVRHVEKLEENGLVRIGLEFVELPESLRLLLPERPRMATLSSPNRDYPPPAI
- the glnE gene encoding bifunctional [glutamate--ammonia ligase]-adenylyl-L-tyrosine phosphorylase/[glutamate--ammonia-ligase] adenylyltransferase gives rise to the protein MTPAALAERLRRTLAEGPDARRELARELGFAEPEKTATNLELLYELLGDAELLATLTAAAHAAADPDLVLNSLERLGNGLPRESLTAVLTAPEDRRLLLTVLGASPFLTGILCRRKDFFEDLFAGGEIRRRKDETAMLAELRERIPETAPFAELQNGLRRYKSREMLRIGARDLGGLADLVEVTAELSALAATTLQRAYEVCTVLLRAEYGAPILDGENGAPGGEAEFTILGMGKLGGRELNFSSDIDLIYFYSSERGLSSGVPDPTGAVKNRIHLHPYFCKLAELITKAISQPTEDGFVFRVDLRLRPEGNSGEMANSLRSAEVYYESWGQSWERAALIKARPVAGTIPLGKRLLKSLEPFVFRRYLDYGMVEDIKGMKQKIDQSLARKQEAETNLKLGRGGIREIEFFIQALQLIHSGRKPSLREKNSLRALDRLQKEGLISAEVRDTLREAYIFLRTAEHRIQVVQERQTHNLPATEAERQALARRCGFPNHAAFALALEKHRSGVEAIYRDLFYTSEAESREEVRPEVSFLFDPGADVDLIKDLLEEKGFKNPDAAFETLLTLRDGPPHAHITRRTRRQLERIAPLLMQAVLDSPEPEMALLNLERFMTTAVRRARGTFYALLSENREIITVLISLFSTSQFLSRIFIQHPEILDSLVSGAHALTYKDSETIEGDLAALLAEADNYEDKLEILRRFRNEEFLRLAMSDTHGKTPQGELTSQLSSLADACLKQAVAIAREELIPRFGLPFCKESGEEAGFAIVGMGKLGGMELNYHSDLDIIFIYEGEGETRPVEGTEPDRFRGQSNPEYFARLAQRIISVLTLMTREGSVYQIDTRLRPSGNQGPLVTSLAAYRRYHESSAAPWERQALTKARVVLGPEILARQIEAINREIVYLRPVPAELQTEIRRLRARMESEIAKERAGHFNIKTGRGGMVDVEFIVQYLQILHGAAHPTVQVSNTLGALAALEGEGLLAPEDRADLENGYKFLRRLENRLRLVHDQSINDLSGDRAYLLKLARRLGYPERPRRPDEVFLEEYRQVTEKIRAIFDRLLGNDEAAESSTM
- a CDS encoding ABC-F family ATP-binding cassette domain-containing protein; translated protein: MIHLTNITRQHAARVLFKEASFQILLGSRSGLVGPNGAGKSTIFRLITGEEDADGGDISCSKKTVIGYFSQEVGDMAGRSALEEVMAASARTMHLGEQIQQMEAAMAEPMEDDALAALLERYGEAQEEFEHRGGYDLEARAQAVLTGLGIGPDDYDRPVESFSGGWKMRIALAKILTINPDVLLLDEPTNHLDVESIVWLENWLAEEFKGAVLMTSHDRDFMNRLVTRIIEVGGGTITTYGGNYDFYLREREIRREQLLASHRRQQEMLAKEEEFIARFAARASHAAQVQSRVKKLEKIERIEIPPEQRTIKFEFAEPPRSGDDVVRIDGLSKTWPLPNGGEKSVFGGVSGLIRRGEKIAVVGVNGAGKSTFLKVLAGQTEPTTGSVAIGANVFPGYFSQHSMDLLDPKRTVFETVQDALPQVNIGVLRNLCAAFLFQGDDVDKRVDKLSGGEKSRLVLATLLGRPLNFLILDEPTNHLDIQSREVLLEALQGFNGTVVLVSHDRHFLRSLVNRVFEIDHGEMRVYEGDYEYYLDKTGREHRAG
- the asd gene encoding aspartate-semialdehyde dehydrogenase, yielding MNVGIVGWRGMVGSVLMQRMQEENDFAGIEPVFFSTSQAGGAAPMGAGTLKSADDINELKKLDVILTCQGGDYTKAVHPELRKAGWKGYWIDAASTLRMEKDAVIILDPVNRNVIDKALKNGQKDFIGGNCTVSLMLMALGGLFRNNLVEWMTSMTYQAASGAGAPNMRELLSQMGALYGTVDKELADPASAILEIDQKVTAALRDGSLPTKEFGFPLAGNLLPWIDREVEDGQSREEWKGLVETNKILGTEKPIPIDGICVRVSAMRCHSQALTIKLTKDVPIADLEAMIANDNEWAELVPNTKAESLAKLTPAAVSGTLKTPVGRVRKMKMGPQYLSAFTCGDQLLWGAAEPLRRMVRILSEK